In the genome of Thunnus thynnus chromosome 6, fThuThy2.1, whole genome shotgun sequence, the window gtaaaaccCACCGTGCCTGTAGTAGGAGGAGAATGTAGCTGCTTACCTTTGGTGCAGGTTGCTCTCCCCTGGACACTGAGCTCTTCCCCTTCTCCTCAGGCTCCGAGACACTttgagatagagagaaaaataatcaatcTCTTCTTACTTTCTCTTATTTCCAGTTTTCAGAATGAATAAGTCAGGAGTCTTAACACAGCCCTCTAGACACACCTTTACTCTGTCCTCCTGTAAACTCttccacatatacacacacagaaacccaTTCAAATGTACCCCAAGACTGGAGTACCCAAATTGATAAAGATCTGCTCAGGGGAGGGATAAAaactacacacactcacacactgcagttttttttttcttcctcttgccCACTcgctctgctgctttttttttcttgctgtatttGCCTGCACTGCTTTCTGATTGGCTAAGCTGCTCTTCAATAACATAAGCTCTCTTTTTTAATTGGAAGGGGGCCAGTTATGTGGTGCACCAGAAACCCTCCTGCCCAGCTCATCtcgctcttttttttccttttttttccctctaagtGCCTGTGGAGAAGAATGCTGAGCTCTGCAATTTCATATGCATcgagcaaagaaaaaaaaggaatggaGGACAGAGGCGGAGGGGGAATGAGGGAAAGCATCGGAGGCAAATCAGTGGACCGCAGTGGGACAAGCAGAGGCTGCATGGGAACAAAATGGGGGGcgggagggggagggggtggggggtggttATAGATGGGGTGAGGGCAGATTTGGATGCACAGTCCACCAACCGTAGCATGTTGAGGTGTGACAGTAGGTCACATGAAGGGAGATTTCCCTGCACTCACTGCAGCGCGCCTAGGTGGCTCTGCTGCAGTGTGGAGTCTAATTGCCAGGCAAGAAGGGGGGATGGGATGGGaaaggagtaggaggaggaagaggagagagggggttGGTTGCAGTGATGCCGAAATACAGTCTTCCAGCCAGCCTGGATATATGGGGGGGAAATGGGCAGGCAGCTGCAGTGTACACAGCGGTTAATGCCTTTTCCTCATGAATTATTGAAGGTTCCCCAAAGGAGAGTAGGCGGGTCACAAGCGGCAAACTACTGAACCTGTTCACAGTCTCACTAAGGTTTCTGATAATTATTAGCACTTCAAATACATGTCAAATAGGAGAGGAGGGGGCTAAAGCATCCCCCTTTAGTTAGATTATTTAATTCttctaattaaataaaaaatgacttgaatgtAGACCACTCCGGTGTCATGATGTGTTAAAAGGCTTTCCCATCCTGAGGAAAATTGATGTTTTGGGATTGACTTTGTGGTGTCAGatttccccctccctctttctttgaCTCACATCTGGTACCTCCATTGTGTCCCAGCTGCATTAAAGTACAATGCCCGAGGAGATCAATAATAGATCATACAATACCTCAGCCATCTGCAGCGGCTACAAGTTATATGATGCCCAGAGAGAAATGCAAATAACCTGTTTGTTCAATCAACAACGTAATTGCCTGCATGGTGGATGGATAGGCAAATAGAGAGATACCTGATATTTTAGGCTTAGCGTCCTGGTGCAAAATACTACATGTGACACTAAACCAGAAGTGGCAGGTGAACAAATTCAAGTAACATCTGGATTTAGTGATCTATATTAGCATGTTTTTGAAGCTTTGAAAGCTGACAACCAGTGACTACAGAAGAGGCTGAATGCAGATATAATTAATAAATGTCCAGTAAGATTACGTCTTAATTAAGTTCAGTTGACCCTGTTGTGCATAAAAAGATCATTTATTTCAGCATAATacataatgtacattttattcAAGGAAAATGATTATCATCATGGTGATATactgtggaaaaaataaagtgcattacagtaaaaaGAGCATTTCCATTAATCATCTGCGCATGTTTTCCTTCATGACCGTGGTCTCTGCTTTCTCTGGGAGGCTGTAGACCGTGATGGAGATGTCTGTGTGGCTGAAGACCTCTTCCAGTATCTCTGACACTTTGTCCCACCTCAATCGATCCAGGCCACAACCGATACTGTAAGAGAGACAAAAATGTACTGTTTAACTGTAAGTGACAGAACCAGAACccatcgggggggggggggggtgaagggGAATGCCATCCCCCTTGTTAACAAGATGACCAAAATGCTTCCCCCTTGTTGACCTGCCATCCCCCCTCTGCCCCTAGTAGCAGAGAGAGTGCAGGGGGCAGAGGGGTTGTTTAGTTGAATTTGTTAGTCTAGTCTGCCTGACTCATTGATCCTTTATCTGATCTGTGGTTTGTGTAAATTGGAATCTGTGACCatggctctgaaatatcagtagcctaattgtgctgtgtattgataaatccatgTGGAGCTGTAGTAGCAGacagatttgtatttgtaaaattACAAATTCTAATTGCACCTTTTTCTCATCAGTGCgccttctgtcagtttcatctTAGATTTACAATATTCTCTAAATTATATATTGACCTGCACTGACCGCACCACGCTCAGCTGCTAGTTACATAATTTAAGGTTAAGTTTATACCGTCAAAACTACAgtgcattttgaaaaataagcattattaaAATGCTTAATGTCCACATCCAGTAATAGAATAGTTCTACACAAAATAAGTATTTAGCCTAATAGCAGTTCTATTAAATCGTAATTAAAATCACAATTATAATATCAAGAATTTGGCTAGGTCTATATAATAATCCTGCAGTCCTTTGGCCATCCCCTGTTAAAAAGATCTCCTACTGGACAGAACAAGCACAAAGCTTCAGACATATTTGTTCAGAATTAATTGTGCAAATGAGCCTTTCTCTCATGACCCTATTTTGATAAAGTAATATCAAATGACTGGAATAATTAAATgctaatttcctgtaaattatACAAACCGAGGCATTGATATCCGGGTGACTGTGTTCTTGACACAGTGTGACCTCATGTCCTCCAAGCTCTGTCTCAGACTTTCATATGTAGGTTTTTGGCTGGCCTTTTTCTTTGTGAtctgcaataaaaaataatagtaaagcaacagtaataataataactaggGATGTTCATATGTATCCCCAAAGAATTTTAATTAACTGTTACATCTTTACCAGGTAATAGACAAAACGTGTGTCTCTTTCCAGTACAGCACATTGTCCCATCAGCTTTTCTGTTtggatgagaaaaaaagataatatcCACATCAGACACTTACAAAAGAAGTCACAAACTTTTAGTACTGGTGAATTCTTAATATAAAAAGGGCTGACTTACTCTGTTCCTTTAACTCTTCTACCCCACGGAACGTCTTCTTGAACATCACTGCTATGCCTGCCCCCATGCGGCAGTCCTCACTGATGCAGTGAGCCAAAGCTTCGTCCTTAGGGCAGGAGAACAAGCTCCCAGTGACATAATTCAGTCTCCAGCTGCCTTCTGCAGGCTGACCAGTAGAGGACGGCATTGCACCGTGTGAGAAAGCACAACGATAGAACAAGAATAAGCAACTGACATGACGTATGGAAAGAGAAACTATGACAGAAGCAACCTTTTAGCCAAAGtaaaacttaaataaacaaacaaaattgtaGTCTTAACATTACCCGACTTGTGTAGCTGGTGACTGGTTTCTCAGATGATGATACCGAAGACATTGCGAATACTTGTGCTGAGAGTAGCTTTGCAGGGCAGCGTCGTAAATAAACATTCAACGAACGAAAAATTATCAGCATTCAGCCGCCACTAGTAGAAGACTTTCACCAACTAGCTTCGTCATGAGACAGTATATTGGGTCGTGTAACTTACAAAACAGCTGACCGCAGGTTTCACGCTAAGTGAAAGCACTTGCAGGATGTTATTTATCGGCTCGGCAGTCAAATTACAAAACAGGAAACTCCCACAGAAGCTCTCTTATCTTCTCGCGAGAGTACGACCGtgctgatatatatattttttttaataaaagaagaGATACTTCAATAACTGAAGATAATTAAAGTTTTCACCGCTAAACCCCCCATAATTTGACTACATAATTgcacaaaacatttcatatcGTTACTCACAAAGAACTGACCCAACTAATTTGGgtggaaaatgacagaaaattatctGTGCTAATTTCGTCATTTTAAGttgtagttttaaaatgtaatgattatcaatatatgtgtatatatgctTTTGTAAAGGTCATTATTATAATAGTCAATTCAGTGCACCATACACCATATTTCTATAAAACAAGGCAGGCAGTGTaaagtttgtatttatttattgtggttATTGTGTTTAAAGACACTGCAAACATTCCCaggtgtttttaatttattctggTTTATTAGATCTCTTGTCAGGTTAAAACTGGGCAGAGTTATGATGGGAATTACTGTACATGAGGGCACCAAACTCAGTGTGcccataaaaatgataaatgtacCTGTTGTCTGCACTAACAAACAAGAGGAGGTGTAAAAAAATGTCAGTCTTAGTCtttgcacacccacacagtcctgagaagagatctaaatactgtaaataagtgaaaacaccaaTGTGGGTATATAGGggctttatgtgtgtttattgaataacacaaaacaaaaaaggaaaatacagtatgttatgcAGTAAATTAAGCCTTAATCCTGTAGCATCTATAAAGTGcagacacataaacagacaTAAAAGACCATAGGTGCCATAAGATAAGGTCAAAACTACTGTTGTTTAATTGCTCAATAGCTCAGCTAAGTGTGTAACCTAaaccaaaatgaatgaataaatagcTCCTTTACAAGCAAAATATAACATTGTTGTGGACTAAACTTACATCTGAATCTTATACGACAGCATACAGTACAATGCCAGCATGACTGtggggttgttgttgttttggttttttttacataaatataaactgCAAGGGATACAAAATCACAACAGGATTGGTCATACACTAAGGTTGTGTGTATATGACAGATTGACAGTCCATGCTTCAGCTTTAGAAGTCAGCACTGCGCCTTCGCTCGTTGATCCAGTCCCCAGGGTTGACGTCCATCTGCA includes:
- the oard1 gene encoding ADP-ribose glycohydrolase OARD1; translation: MLIIFRSLNVYLRRCPAKLLSAQVFAMSSVSSSEKPVTSYTSRPAEGSWRLNYVTGSLFSCPKDEALAHCISEDCRMGAGIAVMFKKTFRGVEELKEQKKLMGQCAVLERDTRFVYYLITKKKASQKPTYESLRQSLEDMRSHCVKNTVTRISMPRIGCGLDRLRWDKVSEILEEVFSHTDISITVYSLPEKAETTVMKENMRR